One Eurosta solidaginis isolate ZX-2024a chromosome 5, ASM4086904v1, whole genome shotgun sequence DNA segment encodes these proteins:
- the MESR6 gene encoding UPF0489 protein C5orf22 homolog, whose product MEGKSEKSVYNSTEEATVAAPEMSENGSEEATSAASENVSTELIDTKAPEIGKAKKSVVKVTIDGDVESEKQQPPHKRIKAGIVEEDDKLKGVDEDDNGLGNVSTSSLAGTVSERSLHIFNSKDFSLDVDAAKNMQPRKFQRIPIFIADYHNDVLEFIYRCLATRHLPLENNLLVHFDSHPDMVISREIPASASYDKETMLAELSIENWIMPTCYAGHFNRVVWLKNSWCQQIPLGKYNFKIGHKNDKISVDCPLDYFISEGNYCDTKELQQTRDMELHVINVDTTTKTAPIKTEEFIKEADGQNFVLDIDLDFFSTTNPFLEIYKDANCYEQLTDIFHFDSEVKDCGGTTERRKLQLEALKKIFEHLEEARTLETLTPTPDPEIISTETYTRIENLVKSLQKHYADDEIDWLLIYDSGSTTDTNGLPHHISTAKELEQYFAQFKELLQNLPAPPVLITMACSAEDDYCPKHQVSLIQEQALQVLRDVFGDRLHDKPILHYLDEEWDVMQL is encoded by the exons ATGGAAGGAAAATCTGAAAAAAGTGTCTACAATTCAACAGAAGAGGCTACAGTCGCGGCCCCAGAAATGTCTGAAAATGGATCGGAAGAAGCAACGTCGGCGGCAAGTGAAAACGTGTCTACCGAGCTAATTGATACCAAAGCGCCAGAAATTGGAAAGgctaaaaaatcggttgtaaaAGTAACAATTGATGGAGATGTCGAGTCAGAGAAGCAACAACCACCACACAAACGCATAAAAGCTGGCATAGTAGAGGAGGATGATAAATTAAAGGGAGTTGATGAGGATGACAACGGATTGGGCAACGTTTCCACATCGTCGCTTGCAGGCACAGTATCTGAACGTAGCTTGCATATATTCAATTCTAAAGATTTTAGTTTAGATGTCGATGCAGCCAAGAATATGCAACCACGTAAATTTCAACGCATTCCTATATTTATAGCCGATTATCACAATGATGTTTTGGAATTTATATATCGTTGTTTGGCCACACGCCACTTGCCATTGGAAAATAATTTGCTCGTACATTTTGATTCACATCCGGACATGGTTATATCACGTGAGATACCGGCTAGTGCCTCGTACGATAAGGAAACAATGTTGGCCGAACTTAGTATTGAAAATTGGATAATGCCGACTTGTTATGCAG GTCACTTCAATCGTGTCGTATGGCTGAAAAACTCCTGGTGTCAACAAATACCTTTAGGGAAATACAATTTCAAAATTGGAcataaaaatgataaaataagTGTTGATTGTCCATTGGACTACTTCATATCAGAAGGCAATTATTGTGATACAAAAGAGTTGCAGCAGACGCGTGATATGGAATTGCATGTCATTAACGTAGACACGACAACCAAAACTGCACCAATCAAAACTGAAGAATTTATCAAAGAAGCAGATGGGCAAAACTTTGTTTTAGATATCGATTTGGATTTCTTTAGTACTACTAATCCATTTTTAGAAATCTATAAAGATGCTAATTGTTATGAACAACTCACCGATATTTTCCACTTTGATAGTGAAGTTAAAGACTGTGGTGGCACTACAGAGCGACGTAAATTACAATTGGAAGCGCTTAAAAAAATCTTTGAGCATTTAGAAGAGGCGAGAACATTAGAGACACTCACACCTACACCCGATCCAGAGATAATATCCACCGAAACTTATACGCGCATAGAAAATCTTGTCAAATCATTACAAAAACATTATGCTGACGATGAGATCGATTGGTTGCTCATATATGATTCGGGTAGTACAACAGATACTAATGGCTTGCCACATCATATCAGTACCGCCAAAGAATTGGAACAATATTTTGCGCAATTCAAAGAGCTATTACAAAACTTACCAGCACCACCGGTTCTAATAACAATGGCATGCTCTGCTGAAGATGATTACTGTCCCAAACATCAAGTGAGTCTCATACAAGAACAGGCTCTACAAGTGTTGCGTGATGTATTTGGCGATCGCTTACATGATAAACCAATATTACATTATTTAGATGAAGAATGGGATGTAATGCAGCTTTAA